From Pelagibacterium flavum:
TCTTGTGCCTCGGGCTGGTGGTGCGGGCGGCGTTCGGACCGGCCTCACTGGTGCTTTCGATGCATGACCGGCCCTGGGCCAGCCTGCCGTCGGTGGGCCTGGGACTGGCCGCGCTCATCGTCGGTAATTTCACCCTCGTGCCGCCCTATGGGCTGATGGGTGCGGCGATTTCGGCGTTTATCGCGATTTCGCTTTGGTCGGTCTCGCTGTGGGCGACGGCGCTCTATCGGGCCAAGATCGATGTTTCGATCTTCGGCCGGTTTCGCGCGGCGGTCGCCTAGCGGTCGAGGAGCGCCCGTGCCTTGAGCTTGAGCCTGGTCGCGAGCGGCAGAGATATGCCGTTATCATAACCGTCCACCGCCTTGGTGAACTTGCGTTCCATGACGAAGTAATCTTCCCCGAAGATATGGTCTTCGAGATGGGCGACCTGGCTGTAGCCGTAGCGCTTGAGCAGGACGAGCGCGGGCCGGTTGTCAGGGCGGGTGTAGGTCGACGCCTTATGGAAGCGCGAATTGTCCCAGTGGGAAATGAAGGCATCCATGCCGAAACGGCCCAGCGGCGTGCCGCGATAATCGGGATAGATGGCCGACCAGAACTGGAAGATCGTCCCGTTGGCCGGTCCGGAAATCAGAAAGCCGCCGGTCACGCCGTCCATTTCAAGCAGCAGGATGTGCCAGGGATCGATTTCGAGCAGTGTGCGCAGGAATGTGCGGTTGAACCGCGCCTTTTCAAAGGCTTTGAAGCGCTCGCCGTAATAGGGCATGGAATCGATCAGGTCCATCAGCTCGCGATGGACATCGGCGATATCGGCGTGGGTGGCCGCTCGCGAGGTCATCTGTGCGTCGGTCATCATCTTTCCCCCGGTTTGCGGGCCAGATTAGCCGAAGGTCCGCTAAAAAAGGGTTTGCGGAGCGGTGGAGCAAAATCGCTCATATCGAAACTTGCGCGATTTGCCATCCGGCCGTGCCTTGCGGCTGGCTGAATCGGCGGGTTAAGACAGGGATAGCGAGCCAATAAGGTGGAGGAGTTGTCATGAGTTCGGAAGTGTTTGCACCCTCGGAAGAGGTGGTCGCCAAAACCAGGGTCACCGCTGAGCAGTATGACCAGATGTACAAGCGCTCGGTCTCGGACCCCGACGGGTTCTGGGGCGAGCAGGCGCAGCGCATCGACTGGATCAAACCCTTTACCAAGGTCAAGAATACCAGCTTTGAATGGCCCGATATCTCGATCAAATGGTTCGAGGACGGCGAGCTCAATGTTGCCGCCAACTGCATCGACCGGCATCTCAAAGAGCACGGCGATACAGTCGCCATCATCTTCGAGCCAGACGATCCCGAGGCGGAAACCCGGCATATCACCTATCGTCTGCTCCATGGCGAAGTGTGCCGGTTTGCCAATGTGCTCAAAGACCTCGGCGTTCAAAAAGGCGAGCGGGTTACGATCTATATGCCGATGATCCCCGAGGCCGCCTACGCCATGCTGGCCTGCGCGCGGATTGGCGCGGTGCATTCGGTGGTGTTCGGCGGGTTCTCTCCCGACGCACTCGCCGGGCGAGTCAACGATTGCGATTCCCGCGTCATCATCACCGCCGATGAAGGTTGCCGCGGCGGCAAGAAAGTGCCGCTCAAGGTCAATGTCGACAAGGCCATCGAGGACTGCCCAGGGGTGGAAAAGGTGCTGGTCGTCAGAAACACCGGCGGCGACATCGCCATGCAGGCAGGTCGCGATGTCTGGCTGCATGAGGCGGAGGCCGGAGTTGAGGCAACATGCGACCCCGAGCCGATGAATGCGGAAGATCCGCTGTTCATCCTTTACACGTCCGGTTCGACCGGGAAGCCCAAAGGTGTGCTGCACACGACGGGGGGCTATCTGGTTTATGCGTCGCTCACCCACGAATTGACCTTCGACTACCGCCAGGGCGAGGTTTTCTGGTGCACCGCCGATGTGGGCTGGGTGACCGGGCACAGCTATATCGTCTATGGCCCGCTGGCCAATGGTGCGACGACGCTGATGTTTGAGGGCGTGCCCAATTATCCCGATGCCGGGCGGTTCTGGGATGTTGTGGACAAGCACAAGGTCAACATCTTTTATACCGCGCCCACGGCCATCCGAGCGCTTATGGGGGCAGGCAACCAGTTCGTCGAACGGGCCGACCTGTCCAGCCTGCGCCTTTTGGGCTCGGTCGGTGAGCCGATCAATCCCGAAGCCTGGATGTGGTATCACAAGCAGGTGGGCCGCGAGCGGTGCATTGTCGTCGACACCTGGTGGCAGACGGAAACCGGTGGGTTCATGATTACCCCGCTCCCTGGCGCCATTCCGACCAAGCCCGGTTCGGCAACCAAGCCGTTCTTTGGCGTGCAGCCGGTGGTGCTGGAGCCTGAAAGCGGCAAGGTGATCGAGGAGACCGAAGCGGCAGGCGTCCTGGCCATTGCCGATAGCTGGCCGGGGCAGATGCGCACCGTTTATGGCGATCACCAGCGGTTCAAGGAAACCTATTTCCAGCAATACAAAGGCTATTATTTCACCGGCGATGGCTGCCGCCGGGACGAAGATGGCTACTATTGGATCACCGGGCGCGTGGACGATGTGCTCAACGTGTCCGGACACCGGCTTGGCACGGCGGAAGTGGAGAGCGCGCTGGTCGCGCATCCAAAAGTGTCCGAGGCCGCGGTTGTTGGCTTCCCACACGACGTCAAAGGGCAGGGCATTTATTGCTATGTGACGCTGATGGCAGGGGATGCGGCATCGGATGATCTGGCGGTCGAGCTGCGCAACTGGGTGCGCAAGGAGATCGGGCCGATCGCCTCGCCTGACCATATCCAGTTTGCGCCGGGATTGCCCAAGACGCGTTCGGGCAAGATCATGCGCCGGATTCTGCGCAAGGTGGCCGAGAACGACTATGGTGCGCTTGGAGACACGTCCACGCTGGCCGATCCGGGCGTGGTCGACGATCTGATCGCCAATCGCAAGAACCGGTAGGGTTATCCTGCTTTTTGCTCAGCGCCGGGCTCCGCAATCGCGGCGCCCGGCGCCCTGCATTTACGGGTTGTTCAACTGCTTGGGAGATAAAGGA
This genomic window contains:
- a CDS encoding GNAT family N-acetyltransferase, which translates into the protein MTDAQMTSRAATHADIADVHRELMDLIDSMPYYGERFKAFEKARFNRTFLRTLLEIDPWHILLLEMDGVTGGFLISGPANGTIFQFWSAIYPDYRGTPLGRFGMDAFISHWDNSRFHKASTYTRPDNRPALVLLKRYGYSQVAHLEDHIFGEDYFVMERKFTKAVDGYDNGISLPLATRLKLKARALLDR
- the acs gene encoding acetate--CoA ligase, whose translation is MSSEVFAPSEEVVAKTRVTAEQYDQMYKRSVSDPDGFWGEQAQRIDWIKPFTKVKNTSFEWPDISIKWFEDGELNVAANCIDRHLKEHGDTVAIIFEPDDPEAETRHITYRLLHGEVCRFANVLKDLGVQKGERVTIYMPMIPEAAYAMLACARIGAVHSVVFGGFSPDALAGRVNDCDSRVIITADEGCRGGKKVPLKVNVDKAIEDCPGVEKVLVVRNTGGDIAMQAGRDVWLHEAEAGVEATCDPEPMNAEDPLFILYTSGSTGKPKGVLHTTGGYLVYASLTHELTFDYRQGEVFWCTADVGWVTGHSYIVYGPLANGATTLMFEGVPNYPDAGRFWDVVDKHKVNIFYTAPTAIRALMGAGNQFVERADLSSLRLLGSVGEPINPEAWMWYHKQVGRERCIVVDTWWQTETGGFMITPLPGAIPTKPGSATKPFFGVQPVVLEPESGKVIEETEAAGVLAIADSWPGQMRTVYGDHQRFKETYFQQYKGYYFTGDGCRRDEDGYYWITGRVDDVLNVSGHRLGTAEVESALVAHPKVSEAAVVGFPHDVKGQGIYCYVTLMAGDAASDDLAVELRNWVRKEIGPIASPDHIQFAPGLPKTRSGKIMRRILRKVAENDYGALGDTSTLADPGVVDDLIANRKNR